AAACAGCGCACCGAGTGTCAATAACGGCACACTAAGTGCTGGCTCGCGCCAGGTACCCAAGGTGACAATTCGTGCTACCCAGCCCTGTAACCCAGGCTCTGTGCGCTGTTCAAACATCTGCGGACGCCAAACCAGCCAGCCTAGTAACACCACTGCGCCCACGTATAACGGCAGCATAAAACTGCCCACACTCATCCACGACCACGGCGTTGGGTGAGCATAAAAATGCCAGAAGCGCAGCGGCTGGTGTAAGTCAGCTAGTAACGCCACAGGCGCAACCAAGGTGGTGCTAACGCAGGCTAGCAAACCTACTTTGGTGGTGGCTTTCCAGTTTTTGGCGCCGAGTAACCCCGGCGCGCTCAACCACAGTGCGCCATAAGAAAGCGCAATTAAGAAGAAATACTGCACCGCCCAGGGATACCAAGCCAAACCATAACGTGGAACTAAAACCTCAGTGACCAGCGAATTCATAACCAATCTCCTTACCTTCTGCGTCGCGCACATCCCAAATACCTGGCGTGGCAACGGGGCGAGAAACAAACTGCTCATCCATGCCGAGGTAAAACACTTGCGGCAGGGTATTTTTTTCAGGTTGTAGCACCATTAATTGCTCACGATGTTCGGCAATTAAGCGGCTAATTTGGCTATTCGGATCACGCATATCGCCAATAATCCGCGCTCCTCCCACGCACGACTCAACACAAGCTGGCAACAAGTTAGCTTCTAAGCGGTGGGCACAGAAGGTGCATTTATCTGCCGTTTGCGTGGTTTCATTAATAAAGCGCGCATCGTAAGGGCAAGCATTAACGCAATAAGCACAGCCAACGCAGCGATCGTTATCTACTACAACAATGCCATCCTCACGCTGAAAGGTAGCTTGCACTGGGCAAACGGGTACACAGGGCGGGTTATCACAGTGATTACATAAACGCGGCAACATAAAGGTAGCGCAGTCACCACTGACTGCATCTTCGACTTCAAACTGGGAGACAATGGTACGGAAATTGCCCATCGGTGCTTGGTTTTCAATATGACACGATACCGTACAGGCTTGGCAGCCTATACAGCGGCGCAAATCAATCAGCATGCCGTAACGCTTTTCAGGGTTACCCTCACGTCGTGGTGGCTGATCATTGATACCCGCTTGAGCTATGCTCGCCAAGGGGACTAGCGCTGCTCCCGCTGTCAGCCGGGCTAACTGCCCTAACAGCGAGCGACGTATAAAATC
The sequence above is a segment of the Thiopseudomonas alkaliphila genome. Coding sequences within it:
- the dsrO gene encoding sulfate reduction electron transfer complex DsrMKJOP subunit DsrO, with the translated sequence MDFIRRSLLGQLARLTAGAALVPLASIAQAGINDQPPRREGNPEKRYGMLIDLRRCIGCQACTVSCHIENQAPMGNFRTIVSQFEVEDAVSGDCATFMLPRLCNHCDNPPCVPVCPVQATFQREDGIVVVDNDRCVGCAYCVNACPYDARFINETTQTADKCTFCAHRLEANLLPACVESCVGGARIIGDMRDPNSQISRLIAEHREQLMVLQPEKNTLPQVFYLGMDEQFVSRPVATPGIWDVRDAEGKEIGYEFAGH